In Syntrophotaleaceae bacterium, a genomic segment contains:
- a CDS encoding 4Fe-4S dicluster domain-containing protein, protein MDRREFLQILGLVSGATLLSSCGSDTGQKELISYLVPVEEGIIPGVGIWRPSTCTECPAHCGIQARLREGRPVKLEGIPEHPVSRGGLCMRGQASLWRLYHPERIRTPLQKNAEGRLEPISWSQALERIVSALRNGQDQGRHNYFLSGRTTGSLADLIEQSCPALLLERLPEFEPFSHAGIRQGYQVLFDRKDVPYFRIEQADLLVTVGADILETFISPVDFAAQLTLARERDNFRWIHLEPHLSLTGANASLRLSAKPGAEPHLLSWLLQTLAADNRFGKRWPAALNGILPEQTTEATAAATGLSAAQLEDLVNSIVRAEKPLLIVGGVATAHGGGNATALLGALIQWLISSPWGGIDFTSAANFASVGSLLDIKDLINHLAADEVGVFMVTRCNPVFHTPRGLDLPQAFEKAQLRVGFADIPDETTALMDLVLPLSHSLETWGDIEPRKGVHSLLQPMLTPLDQTLPEGEILLRLRGQLNGQPAADWQAYLKNRWQREFDRNQLQQLLEKGYFSTEAKERTTAMEPARTAEILRQLQWPAPLPKPVAVLTHSIRTFDGRSRPLPLLHEVPDPLTTISYGNWVSVGPETAVRYDLKDSLELQLNSAAGEIIRPVQVQPGLPAEVLTLPLDSVSPSAVAFDPQSGEAIRYLDSLQLRRTGTLRPLPILSGSFSQHGRGIIPRPIHRKKEESHKRYSLYPEPSYEEYRWTMVIDLKRCIGCGACAAACYMENNVPLVGPEEHLKGREMSWLRIEPFYDEDGRVEFIPMLCQHCTFAPCEPVCPVYAAYHNPEGLNIQVYSRCVGTRYCSNNCPYKVRRFNWWDPKWPAPANRMLNPDVTMRSKGMMEKCTFCIQRLRAALDHAKDEKRPVRDGEATPACAQSCPTSAIVFGNMLDKNSRVNSLIGDQRAYRVFSQLGTEPAVYYLRPGQGTKPEPTKI, encoded by the coding sequence ATGGATCGTCGGGAATTTCTGCAAATACTCGGACTGGTTTCCGGCGCCACGCTGCTCTCTTCCTGCGGCTCCGATACGGGGCAGAAGGAGCTGATTTCCTACCTGGTCCCGGTCGAGGAGGGTATCATCCCGGGAGTTGGCATCTGGCGCCCATCGACCTGCACCGAGTGCCCGGCCCATTGCGGCATCCAGGCCCGGCTGCGGGAAGGGCGGCCGGTCAAGCTGGAAGGTATTCCCGAACACCCGGTCAGCCGCGGCGGCCTTTGCATGCGGGGCCAGGCTTCCCTATGGCGCCTGTACCATCCGGAGCGCATCAGGACACCCCTGCAGAAAAACGCCGAGGGCCGACTGGAGCCGATTTCCTGGTCCCAGGCCCTGGAGAGAATCGTCTCCGCCCTGCGGAACGGTCAGGACCAGGGGCGGCATAATTATTTCCTCTCCGGACGCACTACCGGGTCACTTGCGGATCTTATCGAGCAGAGTTGCCCTGCCCTGCTGCTCGAGCGGCTGCCGGAGTTCGAGCCCTTTTCCCATGCCGGGATCCGACAAGGCTACCAGGTGCTGTTCGACCGGAAGGATGTACCCTATTTCCGAATCGAGCAGGCCGATCTGCTGGTGACCGTAGGCGCCGACATCCTGGAAACCTTCATCAGCCCGGTCGATTTCGCCGCTCAACTTACCCTTGCCCGGGAACGGGACAACTTCCGCTGGATACACCTCGAACCGCACCTGTCCCTGACCGGGGCCAATGCCTCGCTGCGCCTTTCGGCAAAACCAGGAGCCGAACCGCACCTGCTGTCCTGGCTCTTGCAGACACTCGCGGCCGACAACCGGTTCGGCAAGCGTTGGCCGGCCGCCCTGAACGGCATCCTGCCTGAGCAGACCACCGAAGCGACCGCTGCCGCCACCGGCCTGAGTGCTGCACAACTGGAAGACCTGGTTAATAGCATCGTCCGTGCCGAAAAACCTCTGCTGATCGTCGGCGGAGTCGCAACAGCCCACGGCGGCGGAAATGCCACGGCTCTCCTGGGAGCTTTGATCCAATGGCTTATTTCCTCCCCCTGGGGCGGAATCGACTTCACCTCGGCAGCCAACTTTGCCTCGGTGGGCAGTCTGCTCGACATAAAAGATCTGATCAATCACCTGGCAGCCGATGAAGTCGGTGTTTTCATGGTCACCCGCTGCAATCCTGTCTTCCACACCCCCAGGGGTCTCGACCTGCCCCAGGCGTTTGAAAAGGCACAGCTCAGGGTTGGCTTTGCCGACATCCCCGACGAAACCACCGCTCTGATGGACCTGGTCCTGCCCCTTTCTCACAGCCTCGAAACCTGGGGAGATATCGAGCCGCGCAAAGGCGTCCATTCTCTGCTGCAGCCGATGCTCACCCCTCTGGACCAGACCCTCCCCGAGGGGGAAATCCTGCTTCGCCTGCGCGGTCAATTGAACGGCCAACCCGCTGCCGATTGGCAGGCTTATCTGAAAAACCGGTGGCAAAGAGAATTCGACCGTAACCAACTCCAGCAACTGCTCGAAAAAGGATATTTTTCCACCGAAGCCAAAGAAAGAACCACGGCAATGGAACCGGCTCGGACCGCCGAAATCCTGCGGCAGCTTCAATGGCCGGCGCCTTTGCCAAAACCGGTCGCGGTTCTCACCCACTCGATCCGGACTTTTGACGGGCGCAGCCGGCCATTGCCCCTGCTCCACGAGGTTCCAGACCCGCTGACCACCATCTCCTATGGCAACTGGGTGAGCGTTGGCCCGGAAACCGCAGTGCGGTACGACCTGAAAGACAGCCTGGAGCTGCAACTCAACAGCGCTGCCGGGGAAATCATCCGGCCGGTACAAGTTCAGCCCGGGCTCCCCGCCGAGGTGCTGACCTTGCCTCTGGACAGCGTGAGCCCTTCGGCGGTCGCCTTCGACCCGCAATCAGGTGAGGCCATAAGATATCTGGATAGCCTGCAATTGCGCCGCACCGGCACCCTGCGGCCTCTGCCGATTCTATCGGGCTCCTTTTCGCAGCACGGAAGAGGAATCATACCCAGACCCATTCATCGGAAAAAGGAAGAGAGCCATAAGCGCTATTCCCTCTACCCTGAGCCGTCCTACGAGGAGTATCGCTGGACGATGGTCATCGACCTGAAACGGTGCATCGGGTGCGGGGCCTGTGCCGCAGCCTGTTATATGGAAAACAACGTGCCGCTGGTGGGCCCCGAAGAACACCTCAAGGGGCGGGAGATGTCCTGGCTGCGGATCGAGCCCTTTTACGACGAAGACGGGCGGGTGGAATTCATCCCGATGCTCTGTCAGCACTGCACCTTCGCCCCCTGCGAGCCGGTTTGTCCGGTGTATGCCGCCTATCACAATCCTGAAGGCCTGAATATCCAGGTCTACAGCCGCTGCGTGGGAACGCGCTACTGCAGCAACAACTGCCCCTACAAGGTGCGGCGTTTCAACTGGTGGGATCCCAAATGGCCCGCACCGGCAAACCGGATGCTCAATCCCGATGTGACCATGCGCAGCAAGGGGATGATGGAAAAGTGCACCTTCTGCATTCAGCGGCTCCGGGCAGCCCTGGACCACGCCAAGGATGAAAAGCGTCCGGTGCGGGATGGCGAAGCGACACCGGCCTGTGCCCAGAGTTGCCCGACCAGCGCCATTGTCTTCGGCAACATGCTCGACAAAAACAGCCGTGTGAACAGCCTGATCGGAGACCAGAGGGCCTACCGGGTGTTCTCGCAGCTAGGGACGGAGCCGGCCGTCTACTACCTGCGCCCGGGACAAGGAACGAAGCCGGAGCCGACCAAAATCTGA
- a CDS encoding cytochrome c3 family protein encodes MMRRVFFIALSAFFIFCLLAITAWALLRSRVQEKPEQPVAFPHTVHAGRLGLACDFCHESVAVSRHAGVPPLSKCMSCHETIATDQPEIIKLKQYYERKEAIHWVRIHALPDFIYFTHKRHVKAGVSCAACHGGVEQMVEIQQVRSLKMGWCVTCHRTQGAPWDCSTCHQ; translated from the coding sequence ATGATGAGACGGGTTTTTTTCATCGCGCTGTCGGCATTTTTCATTTTCTGCCTTCTGGCCATTACCGCATGGGCTCTTTTAAGGAGTCGTGTACAGGAGAAGCCGGAGCAGCCCGTGGCGTTTCCCCACACCGTTCACGCCGGCCGCCTCGGTCTGGCCTGCGACTTCTGCCATGAGTCGGTCGCGGTCAGTCGCCATGCAGGCGTCCCGCCCCTTTCCAAATGCATGTCCTGCCATGAAACAATTGCTACCGATCAGCCGGAAATAATAAAGCTCAAACAATATTATGAGCGCAAGGAAGCCATTCACTGGGTCAGAATTCACGCCTTGCCCGATTTTATCTATTTTACCCACAAGCGGCATGTCAAGGCCGGTGTCTCCTGTGCTGCGTGCCACGGCGGAGTCGAGCAGATGGTCGAGATTCAGCAGGTGCGGTCGTTGAAAATGGGCTGGTGCGTGACCTGCCACCGTACCCAGGGTGCCCCCTGGGATTGCAGCACCTGCCATCAATAA
- a CDS encoding cytochrome c: MLPAIQENILLLKGFQAATQILLSLLLCYLMGEAFFRLPVAFRARPNSTKKTPATLNNHGPRILSGWRTGLFLVLCLSFNLLALKIAYRATVLYSSFWVTLTLAFSIGLVLLLWARQYTFEQDFITGFFFLLGLEGEVLLFGVVFLLLNAESLLLIPEAWPFIPARPALFASWHGLVRFLEFGLLALLMATAGRLRAGAGYFPHRAHPLILVAVLLLPFCLFLELALIPGLAFSASHFILGGLFLASTAAAAVLLSTACFGSNKNVGTPLIVTLCLLITFWVLNNSVARERALEPVVLAGLARTEALALGGEREKAPVPEMEPAAPSPGIQEGEALFSQKCTVCHRYDQRLVGPPLNAVLPKYRNQSENLQAYLKDPVKIDPDYPAMPDLNLTDQETAALAEFLLSKIENPEQGTDNP; encoded by the coding sequence ATGTTGCCAGCGATCCAGGAAAACATTCTGCTGTTGAAAGGTTTTCAGGCAGCCACGCAGATTCTCCTCAGCCTGCTGCTCTGCTATTTGATGGGTGAGGCATTTTTCAGGCTGCCTGTGGCCTTTCGAGCCCGGCCGAATTCCACCAAGAAAACCCCGGCGACCCTGAACAACCACGGGCCGAGGATTCTCTCCGGGTGGCGGACCGGGCTGTTTCTGGTTCTTTGCCTCTCCTTCAATCTGCTGGCCCTTAAAATCGCCTACCGTGCCACCGTTCTTTACAGCTCCTTCTGGGTTACCCTGACCCTTGCCTTTTCCATCGGCCTTGTCCTGCTCCTGTGGGCACGGCAGTACACCTTTGAGCAGGATTTCATAACCGGTTTTTTCTTTTTGCTCGGCCTGGAGGGGGAGGTGTTGCTGTTCGGAGTGGTCTTTTTGCTGCTCAACGCCGAAAGTCTGCTCCTTATCCCTGAAGCGTGGCCCTTTATCCCTGCCCGACCGGCCCTGTTTGCCTCATGGCACGGCCTCGTCCGCTTTCTGGAATTCGGGCTGCTGGCTTTGTTGATGGCTACGGCCGGAAGATTGCGCGCCGGGGCCGGCTATTTTCCCCATCGGGCTCATCCTCTGATTCTTGTTGCCGTCCTGCTGCTGCCTTTCTGTCTGTTTCTGGAACTCGCCCTGATTCCAGGCCTGGCCTTCTCGGCGTCCCATTTCATTCTTGGCGGCCTGTTTCTGGCGTCTACCGCTGCCGCAGCTGTTCTGCTGTCAACCGCCTGTTTCGGTTCGAACAAAAATGTCGGTACCCCTCTGATTGTCACCCTCTGTCTGTTGATCACTTTTTGGGTCCTCAACAACTCTGTTGCCCGGGAAAGGGCTTTGGAACCCGTCGTTTTGGCCGGACTGGCCAGAACCGAAGCGCTCGCTCTCGGGGGAGAAAGGGAAAAAGCTCCCGTTCCCGAAATGGAACCGGCTGCGCCCTCCCCCGGCATTCAGGAAGGGGAGGCTCTTTTTTCCCAAAAATGCACTGTCTGTCACCGCTACGACCAGCGACTTGTCGGGCCACCCCTCAATGCGGTTCTGCCGAAATACCGAAACCAGAGCGAGAACCTGCAGGCCTATCTGAAGGATCCGGTCAAAATCGATCCCGACTATCCGGCTATGCCCGATCTGAATCTGACAGATCAGGAAACGGCGGCTCTGGCGGAGTTTCTGTTATCCAAAATCGAAAACCCCGAGCAAGGCACTGACAATCCATGA
- a CDS encoding DUF1573 domain-containing protein, giving the protein MKIIALSLLLLFAPASPWAGGPSISPEKPVFHFGQIAEGSRLEHTFRFKNSGDSTLIINKVRSSCGCTAALLSSDSIPPGGFGEVKTVFDSNGFSGSVVKTIFLHTNDPLQKTVRFQLQGQVQKEIEVLPSRLQFSNLDKKTPSRAKVVLTNKGSNTLFLSDLKTTSRQLVAELSQEKLGPEETVEIEITLTPEEDKARFAGYITLKTSSPRTPMLRIPVTGHRVE; this is encoded by the coding sequence ATGAAAATTATTGCCCTTTCACTTCTGCTGCTGTTTGCGCCCGCCTCACCCTGGGCGGGAGGTCCTTCCATTTCTCCGGAAAAGCCCGTATTCCATTTCGGCCAGATTGCCGAAGGGAGCAGGCTGGAGCATACCTTCCGGTTCAAAAACAGTGGTGATTCGACGCTGATCATCAACAAGGTCCGCAGTTCCTGCGGGTGTACCGCGGCCCTGCTTTCCTCGGACAGCATCCCCCCAGGGGGATTCGGCGAAGTGAAAACCGTCTTCGATTCCAACGGCTTTTCCGGTTCGGTGGTCAAAACCATTTTTCTGCATACCAATGACCCACTGCAAAAAACAGTCCGCTTCCAACTGCAGGGCCAGGTTCAGAAAGAGATCGAAGTCCTGCCTTCACGGCTGCAGTTCTCGAATTTGGACAAAAAGACCCCCAGCAGAGCGAAGGTTGTCCTGACCAACAAGGGGAGCAATACCCTGTTTCTTTCCGATTTGAAAACCACTAGCAGGCAACTGGTCGCGGAACTGTCCCAGGAAAAGCTGGGGCCGGAGGAGACGGTGGAGATTGAGATTACCCTTACACCAGAAGAGGACAAAGCCCGCTTTGCCGGATACATCACCCTTAAAACCAGTAGTCCGCGTACTCCCATGCTGCGAATTCCCGTAACCGGACACAGGGTGGAATAA
- the hpt gene encoding hypoxanthine phosphoribosyltransferase produces the protein MSEPVLKKLYSQKTIAAHVRRLGEEISRDFAGEDILCVGVLKGAFLFFSDLVRRLTVASSVDFVRVASYGSGTQSSGIVELRQDLETTVQGRNVIIIDDILDTGFSLQFLYHHLQGRRPKTLKTCVLLDKTGNRKIPFAADYVGMALESGFVVGYGLDYQERYRSLADIYLLQENQAASARGLA, from the coding sequence ATGTCGGAACCCGTTCTGAAAAAGCTTTATTCCCAAAAAACCATCGCTGCTCACGTCCGCCGTTTGGGAGAGGAAATCAGCCGGGATTTCGCCGGTGAGGACATTCTGTGCGTCGGTGTACTCAAGGGCGCTTTCCTTTTTTTTTCGGATCTGGTCCGGCGTCTCACGGTGGCCTCGAGTGTTGATTTCGTCCGCGTGGCTAGTTACGGTTCCGGTACTCAATCCTCCGGCATCGTCGAGTTGCGTCAGGACCTGGAGACGACGGTTCAGGGGCGCAACGTCATCATCATCGACGATATCCTGGATACCGGATTTTCTCTTCAATTTCTGTACCACCATCTTCAGGGACGTCGGCCGAAAACCTTGAAAACCTGCGTTCTGCTGGACAAGACAGGCAATCGGAAGATACCTTTCGCCGCCGACTATGTGGGGATGGCCCTGGAGAGCGGGTTTGTGGTCGGGTATGGTCTTGACTACCAGGAGCGATACCGGTCCCTGGCGGACATCTATCTGCTTCAGGAAAACCAGGCCGCCTCTGCAAGAGGGTTGGCATGA
- a CDS encoding DUF3426 domain-containing protein: MIIQCPQCQSRFKLPPEKTKTGGTKVRCTKCKSIFFITPPGEAGKAGSALMTDKGSGDSWAEFFKQEQDPPLPGSDKEPIDFFGQSFDAAEFFAQGEEGGEFFLNGEPAPESPLLEQDSDFIPAIKGGFSLDGAQEGEQAKFQDNHSPATSTGAGRESLPPLTLAKEEDPLPLDGEFQQEIKLSHIPSVPDSLPQGARKKRSSLGPLLFLLLLAVLAAGGFLLYRQGLLPDYLQPWKSQQKGLPPPVDLRPSELSGYHVLNSREGNLFVVTGEVVNQGSEARAEIRVAGVVFDKGGAVVARQTAYCGNPFSRSELRSLPFDRIGERMNNQFGEVLSNINIEPNKSVPFVIVFKGVPEDVAEFGVEVLDSRPVVK; this comes from the coding sequence ATGATCATTCAGTGTCCGCAATGCCAGTCACGTTTCAAGCTGCCCCCGGAAAAAACCAAAACCGGTGGGACCAAGGTGCGGTGCACCAAGTGCAAAAGCATATTCTTCATCACACCCCCCGGAGAGGCCGGCAAGGCGGGCTCCGCTTTGATGACCGACAAGGGTTCCGGGGACAGTTGGGCGGAATTCTTCAAGCAGGAACAGGATCCGCCGCTCCCGGGTTCCGACAAGGAGCCGATCGATTTTTTCGGCCAAAGCTTCGACGCCGCTGAATTTTTTGCGCAGGGGGAGGAAGGCGGGGAATTTTTTCTCAATGGAGAACCGGCGCCGGAATCCCCTTTGTTGGAGCAGGACTCCGATTTTATTCCCGCAATAAAGGGTGGTTTCAGCCTGGATGGAGCCCAGGAGGGCGAGCAGGCGAAATTTCAGGACAATCATTCTCCTGCTACATCGACCGGAGCGGGCCGGGAATCTCTGCCTCCCCTGACCCTGGCCAAGGAGGAGGATCCTTTGCCGCTGGACGGGGAATTTCAACAGGAAATCAAGCTTTCCCACATTCCGTCCGTTCCCGATTCCTTGCCCCAGGGCGCACGAAAAAAAAGATCGTCGCTGGGCCCCCTGCTGTTTCTGCTGCTGCTGGCAGTGCTGGCCGCCGGAGGTTTTCTGCTTTACCGGCAGGGCCTGCTGCCCGATTATCTGCAGCCCTGGAAAAGCCAGCAGAAAGGCCTCCCTCCTCCGGTGGACCTACGACCCTCAGAACTCAGCGGGTATCATGTATTGAATTCCCGGGAGGGCAATCTTTTTGTCGTGACGGGAGAGGTCGTGAACCAGGGTTCCGAGGCCCGCGCCGAAATCAGGGTGGCCGGGGTTGTCTTCGACAAAGGCGGAGCCGTTGTCGCCCGTCAAACGGCCTATTGCGGCAATCCCTTCAGCCGGTCCGAATTACGCTCTCTGCCTTTCGATCGGATAGGGGAAAGAATGAACAATCAGTTCGGCGAGGTGCTTTCCAATATCAACATCGAGCCGAACAAAAGTGTTCCTTTTGTCATTGTTTTCAAAGGGGTTCCCGAGGATGTGGCGGAATTCGGGGTGGAAGTACTTGATTCCAGACCGGTTGTAAAGTAG
- the tatA gene encoding twin-arginine translocase TatA/TatE family subunit, whose protein sequence is MWPGTTELLLILAVILLIFGGRKIPEFGASLGKGIRNFQRSLRGQDEIDITPSESEKEQDNKKQS, encoded by the coding sequence ATGTGGCCAGGGACCACCGAACTGCTTTTGATACTGGCGGTTATCCTGCTGATCTTCGGCGGGCGCAAAATCCCTGAATTCGGCGCCTCACTGGGCAAGGGTATCCGCAACTTTCAAAGATCTTTGAGAGGCCAGGACGAAATCGACATAACTCCCAGCGAATCCGAGAAAGAGCAGGACAATAAAAAACAATCCTGA
- a CDS encoding 4Fe-4S binding protein yields MAYTITEDCINCGACEDTCPLGAISEGDDIFVIDADDCTSCGACLDACPVEAIKPG; encoded by the coding sequence ATGGCTTATACCATTACCGAAGATTGCATCAACTGTGGTGCATGCGAAGACACCTGTCCTCTCGGCGCCATCTCCGAGGGTGATGACATTTTTGTTATCGATGCCGACGACTGCACCAGCTGCGGCGCCTGTCTGGACGCCTGCCCGGTTGAGGCTATCAAACCCGGCTAA
- a CDS encoding acetate kinase produces the protein MDILALNCGSSSVKYQLYNWDRREVVAKGVVERVGIGESFISHEVPGRQDYKCNHDCPDHTVAIGLIIKTLTDPEVGVVKTMSEISAVGHRVVHGGEKFASSVMIDDEVLQAIKDVQHLAPLHNPPNIMGIEAAQKVLPDVPHVAIFDTAFHQTMPQEAYIYPLPYEWYEKHSVRRYGFHGTSHLYVSKRAAVLLGKDAKDCNIITLHIGNGASHAAIRGGVCVDTSMGLTPLEGAVMGTRCGDIDPAIPTFIMQLEGCSAKEMDNILNKKSGLLGITGKYTDRRDIGEGIAAGDKRCKLAHDIEAYRIKKYIGAYMAALGRVDAIVFTAGVGEMGSEIRQAALEGLEPLGVKVDKEKNLKTRTKKAEVEISTPDSPVKVFVIPTDEELVFTEDVVGILENTYSDHMSFDYSFKSKDYERK, from the coding sequence ATGGATATTCTTGCACTAAACTGCGGCAGTTCATCCGTCAAGTATCAGCTTTACAACTGGGACCGGAGGGAAGTGGTCGCCAAGGGCGTCGTCGAAAGGGTCGGTATCGGCGAATCCTTCATTTCCCATGAAGTCCCCGGTCGGCAGGATTACAAATGCAATCATGACTGCCCCGATCATACCGTCGCCATCGGTCTGATCATCAAGACCCTCACCGATCCGGAAGTCGGTGTAGTCAAGACCATGAGCGAGATCTCCGCGGTAGGCCACCGGGTGGTGCACGGCGGGGAAAAATTCGCCAGCTCGGTGATGATCGACGATGAAGTTCTGCAGGCCATCAAAGATGTGCAACACCTGGCGCCTCTGCACAATCCGCCCAATATCATGGGGATTGAAGCGGCCCAGAAAGTGCTGCCCGACGTGCCCCACGTGGCCATTTTCGACACTGCCTTTCACCAGACCATGCCGCAGGAAGCCTATATCTATCCGCTGCCCTACGAATGGTACGAAAAGCACAGCGTTCGCCGCTACGGCTTTCACGGCACCTCACACCTCTACGTTTCCAAGCGGGCCGCCGTGCTCCTGGGCAAGGATGCCAAGGATTGCAACATCATCACCCTGCACATCGGCAACGGCGCCTCACATGCCGCCATCCGCGGCGGGGTCTGCGTCGATACCAGCATGGGTCTGACCCCCCTCGAAGGCGCCGTCATGGGAACCCGCTGCGGCGATATCGATCCTGCCATCCCCACCTTCATCATGCAGCTCGAAGGGTGCTCCGCCAAGGAGATGGACAACATCCTGAACAAAAAATCAGGCCTGCTGGGCATCACCGGCAAGTACACCGACCGTCGGGATATCGGTGAAGGGATCGCCGCCGGCGACAAGCGCTGCAAACTGGCCCATGACATCGAAGCCTATCGCATCAAGAAATACATCGGCGCCTACATGGCCGCGCTGGGCAGGGTCGACGCCATTGTTTTCACCGCCGGCGTCGGCGAGATGGGCAGCGAAATCCGGCAGGCGGCCCTTGAGGGGCTGGAGCCTCTGGGTGTCAAAGTGGACAAGGAAAAGAACCTCAAGACCCGCACCAAAAAGGCCGAGGTGGAAATCTCCACCCCCGATTCACCGGTCAAGGTGTTCGTCATTCCCACCGACGAAGAGCTGGTCTTCACCGAAGACGTGGTCGGCATTCTGGAGAACACCTACAGCGATCACATGAGCTTCGACTACAGCTTCAAGTCCAAGGACTACGAACGGAAATAA
- the ltrA gene encoding group II intron reverse transcriptase/maturase, translating to MTIEEAEALVEISGAAPEGSDRKSQEYGTGASNVTACREPSWTEAETRLMEEVVSRGNMMAAYDRVVGNKGAPGIDGMQVGELKGYLVKEWPRIKEDLLNGSYQPQPVRKVEIPKPGGGVRMLGIPTVLDRLIQQALHQELMRLFDTGFSDSSYGFRPGRSAHQAVQAARRHVAEGRRWVVDIDLEKFFDRVGHDVLMARVARKVKDPRVLRLIRRYLRAGVLEGGIVSPRVEGTPQGGPLSPLLSNILLDEFDKELERRGHAFCRYADDCNIYVRSRQSAERVMASLIQFLEQRLKLKVNRVKSAVGRPWERTFLGYRMTFHKKPRLKVAEGSVKRFKANLRELFRRGRGHSLKRVIEESTPKLRGWIAYFRLAEVKGIFEELDSWVRRKLRCILWRQWKRSFTRARNLMRRGLSELRAWRSAQNGRGPWWNAGASHMHDAFRKSFFDKLGLICLVDSLRRFQSAL from the coding sequence ATGACGATCGAAGAAGCAGAAGCCCTGGTTGAGATATCAGGGGCCGCGCCCGAGGGTAGCGACCGGAAGTCGCAAGAGTATGGCACAGGTGCGTCAAACGTCACGGCATGCCGGGAACCGTCCTGGACGGAAGCGGAGACGCGGCTGATGGAAGAGGTTGTCAGTCGCGGCAACATGATGGCGGCCTACGACCGGGTGGTTGGCAACAAGGGAGCCCCCGGCATCGACGGGATGCAGGTGGGTGAGCTGAAAGGCTACCTGGTCAAGGAATGGCCGCGCATCAAGGAGGACCTGCTGAACGGAAGCTACCAGCCCCAACCGGTGCGGAAGGTCGAGATACCCAAGCCCGGCGGCGGGGTGCGCATGCTCGGCATTCCCACGGTGCTGGACCGGCTCATTCAGCAGGCGCTGCATCAGGAGCTGATGCGGCTGTTCGATACCGGATTCTCCGATAGCTCCTACGGGTTTCGGCCCGGACGGAGCGCCCACCAGGCGGTACAAGCAGCCCGCAGGCATGTGGCCGAAGGGCGGCGGTGGGTGGTCGATATCGACCTGGAGAAGTTCTTCGACCGGGTCGGACACGACGTGCTTATGGCACGAGTGGCCCGCAAGGTCAAAGACCCCCGTGTACTGCGACTGATCCGCAGATACCTGAGGGCCGGAGTGCTCGAAGGGGGGATCGTCTCGCCACGGGTGGAAGGGACGCCGCAAGGCGGCCCGCTCTCGCCGCTGTTGTCGAACATCCTGCTTGACGAGTTCGACAAGGAACTGGAGAGGCGCGGCCACGCCTTCTGCCGTTATGCCGATGATTGCAACATTTACGTGCGCAGTCGGCAATCGGCGGAGCGGGTCATGGCTTCGCTGATCCAGTTTCTCGAACAGCGGCTGAAACTCAAGGTCAACCGCGTCAAAAGCGCCGTTGGCCGCCCCTGGGAGAGAACCTTTCTGGGTTACAGGATGACCTTTCACAAGAAACCGCGGCTCAAGGTGGCTGAAGGCTCTGTGAAACGGTTCAAGGCCAACCTCAGAGAGCTCTTTCGTCGGGGAAGGGGACACAGCCTCAAACGGGTCATCGAAGAGTCCACCCCGAAACTGCGGGGATGGATCGCCTACTTTCGGCTGGCGGAAGTCAAAGGCATCTTCGAAGAACTGGATAGCTGGGTCAGGCGGAAACTACGCTGCATTCTGTGGCGGCAGTGGAAGCGCTCTTTTACGCGGGCCAGGAATTTGATGCGGCGGGGATTGTCGGAACTCAGAGCATGGAGGTCGGCTCAAAACGGGCGAGGCCCCTGGTGGAATGCAGGAGCCTCGCACATGCACGATGCGTTTCGAAAATCCTTCTTCGATAAACTGGGGCTGATCTGCTTGGTAGACAGTCTCAGACGCTTTCAGAGTGCTTTGTGA